In Macrobrachium rosenbergii isolate ZJJX-2024 chromosome 49, ASM4041242v1, whole genome shotgun sequence, the following are encoded in one genomic region:
- the LOC136832351 gene encoding uncharacterized protein, with the protein MARCTAEDWKYQLPWVLLGLRTAPRDNGDPFAAEKIYGEPLVVPGELVTGDRHNPSVQRLRNIVGKFAPCQQTYTDRSATFTPPGLSSTTHIFVRNDAVRPPLTRPYKGPFHVIERNTKAFRLAMHENDDWVSVDHLKPALLEETADNTTQRPLLEPSPVQPSHPKRWSRGCLRKQPASAIASRSRSHRNPQLTSWSHGTLQRPSRYLD; encoded by the coding sequence atggcccgctgcactgccgaggattggaagtaccagctgccttgggtcctcctcggactgagaaccgcccccagagacAATGGCGACCCGTTcgcagcagagaaaatctacggggagcccctcgtagtcccgggcgaactcgtCACGGGAGATCGTCACaacccgtcagtccagaggctccgcaacatagtcgggaagttcgccccctgccagcagaCGTATACCGACAGGTCAGCAAccttcacgcctcccggcctgtcctccaccacccacatcttcgtcaggaaTGATGCCGTCCGCCCTccactaaccaggccctacaaggggcccttccACGTGATCGAgaggaacaccaaagcattccgcCTCGCCATGCATGAGAAcgacgactgggtgtcggtcgaccatctcaagcccgccctgttggaggaaacAGCAGACAATACCACGCAGCGCCCTCTGCTAGAACCGTCGCCTGTGCAGCCGAGCCACCCCAAAAGGTGGTCGCGTGGCTGCCTGCGAAAGCAACCAGCCAGTGCCATAGCCAGCCGCTCCCGCTCACACCGCAACCCCCAGCTGACTTCGTGGAGCCACGGCACTCTCCAacggcccagcagatacctagattaa